The genomic segment CAGCGGGCAGAGCACCGCGGAGAGCAGGTTGGGGCCGAGCACGAACAGCAGCGGGCGGCGGGTGTCCTGGATGCCGCGCAGCCAGCCGTTGCCGGCGGCGGCGAGCAGCAGTCCGGGCGCGCCGAGCGCCGCGACCCGCAGCCATCCGGCGGCGGCGTCGGCCACCTCGCCGTGGCCGCCGACGAGGGTACGCGCCAGCGCGCCCCCGCCGATGCCGATGGCGACCGCCACCAGCACTCCGGTGGCCAGCGCGAGCCAGGACGCCTGCACGCCCTCGGCAACCGCGGCGGCCCGGTCCCCCGCTCCGAAGCGGCGGGCCGAGCGGCCCGTGGTGCCGTACGCGACCACGGTGCCGACCCAGGCGGTGAGCGTCATGACCGTGCCGCCGACCGCGAGCGCGGCCAGCGGCACCCGGCCCAGGTGACCGACCACGGCGGTGTCGACGAGGACGTACAGCGGCTCGGCGGCCAGCACCACGAGGGCGGGCAGCGCGAGTGCGGCGATCCGCCGCGGCGAGGCGGTGACGGGGGTGGCGGTGGTGCTCATCGCCGCCGATCCTGGCATGCGCCCAGTAAGGTCCGCAAGGCAGGGGGCTACTTACCCACACCGGCCAGGAAGCGGGCCGTGTCACGCCGCCCGCGCAGGCGGCGCACCGGCAGTGCCGGGGCGTGCTCGGCGAGCGCGGCGAAGACCCGGGGCCGGGAGTCACGGGGGTAGCGCCAGACGGAGGGCAGGAAGTCGAGATCGAGCCGCTCCGGGCAGCCCTCGGGCCGGTCGGGGCGGGGCGCCGCGCGATGTGCCCACCGGCGGCGGACGATCCGGACCAGGCAACGCGGCCGGGAGGTGTCGCAGAGCACCAGCAGGTCGGCGCGGGGCAACCGCAGGTCGAGGGTGCTCGCGTAGTTGCCGTCCATCACCCAGGCCGGGCGGGCGGCGAGCGCTGCCACCTCGGCGCGGAAGTCAGCCGGGGCCGACGCGGTCCAGCCGGGGCGCCAGTAGTGCCGGTCGAGGTGGATCAGGGGGAGGTCGAGTCGCCGGGCCAGTTCACCGGCGAGCGTGCTCTTGCCGGCGCCGGAGCTGCCGACCACGAGGATGCGTCGCACCGGGCGACGGTAGCGCGGAAGCGGGTTCCCGCGCGGCGGTGACGCCGGCGCCGGGCTGCGGGTGCGGCCCGGCCGGCGTCACCGCCGGACGGCGTACGTCACTGACGGGTGTCCATCGAGGTCTGCAGCGCGCGGCGCATCTGCTCGCGCGCCTCGTCGGTGGTGGTCTCGGTCTGCGGCTTGCGCTTGCTGGGCATCTGAGGTCCTTCCAGGGTGCGGACCACCGGGACGTGGCGGTCCTACGGGCGCCCGGCGCTCCGGATCGGCGCGACGACTGATCGCGCCGCGACCGGAAGTCGTCGGCGGCTGAGCGCCCGGCAGCGGTCCGGGATCACCGGAGCGGCTCGCCTGGCAGCGGGAGCCCGGGTCGGTCCGACCCTGGAGGGAGGCGACGCCGGGTGCGGCACCACCGCCCGTGACCAGCGCCGCGAAGCGCCGGTCCCGCACCCAAATTAACGTTCACTTTCCAGATACTGCCCACAGTTCCCGAAATGCGGAAGATCAACCTCGTCGTCCCGGCCCGGCGGGGCGGTCAGCGGGCCAGGAAGTGCCAGCCCAGCCACCACCAGAAACCGAACAGCCCGATCCGGCCGACCGGCACCGGGCCCACCTCGTACCGCATCACGAACGCGCAGACGTCGGCCAGCGACGGGATCCGCGAGCCCTCCCGGCGCGCGGCCCACTCGACGACGGCGAACAGCACGATCGAGACTCCGAACCCGCCGATCGCCAGTGCCCGCATCATCGGCGCACCAGTCCCCAGAACGCGGACAGCCACGCGAACCAGGCCGCCGAACGGACCAGGTTGTCCTCCAGCAGCGGATCGGCCAGCCGGGAGAGGGTGGGGAAGTCGTCGCCCGCCGCCGCCACGAACGTCGCCCCCTCGAAGACCCCGAAGACGGTCACCGGGACCAGCCACCACAGCGCGACCGACGGCAGCCGGCGCGGCGCCGGACGCCGGGGCACCCGGTTGCTCAGGCCGACCCAGATCAACCCCCCGCCGGTGGTGAGGATGTAGAGGTTCGCCGCGGTCGAGAAGGACGGCATCTGCCCCCCGACCAGGGACAGGCAGATCAGCACCGGCACGGAGACGACCGGCCGGTCCCAGGCCCGGGGCGCCTCGACGGTGAGCTCACGGGGATGATCCATCACCCGATTGTCCCCAGCGTCACGGACGGCGGAAAGCCCGGCACGCGTCGTGATCCCCGGAAATGCCGCCGATCGGCTCACACTTCAGATCGCCGCCGCACCTCGGCGCGGCAGAAATATCGGGGCAATTCCAGCCCGAAGGGCTAGAGCGTGCCGGTGGCCAGCTCGGCGCGGATCCGCCCGACCACCTCGTCGAGGGATCCCCGCCCGGTGAAGCCGGCCGCGAACCGGTGCCCGCCGCCGCCGAGCGCCACCGCCACCCGGCTCACGTCCACCGCGCCCTTGCTGCGCAGCGACACCGCCCACTCGGCCTCGCCGGCCTGCTTCACCACACAGCTCACGTCCGCCTCGGCGGTGCAGCGCACCGAGTCGATGAGCGCCTCCAGCACGTACGCGGGCTGCTCGTGGCGGATCAGGTCGTCGCGGGTCGCGTACGTCCAGACGAGGCCGTGCCCGGCGGCGGCCGCCGGTTCCAGCGTGGCCCGGCCGAGCACCTCGCCGAAGAGGCGGACGGCACCGAACGGGCGGGTGTCGAAGATCCGCCGGGAGATGTCCCCGGGCCGGATGCCGGTGGCCACCAGGCGCGCTGCCGTCTCGTGCACGGCCGGGGTGGTCGCCTCGAAGCGGAACGAGCCGGTGTCCGTGGTGAGCGCGACGTACAGCCCGGTCGCCATCTCCGCGTCCAGCATCACGCCGAGCCGGTCCAGCAGCTCCAGCGCGACCACGGAGGTCGCGGCGGCGTGCGGGTCGACCAGATTGATCCGGCCGAACCCGCTGTTCGAGGCGTGGTGGTCGAGCACGAGCGACGTGCCCGCCGTGTCCAGCCGGTCGACCAGGTCGCCCAGCCGGGACTCGCTCGCCGCGTCGAAGCAGATCACCAGGTCCGGAGCCGGGTACGCGTCGTCCTGCGGCACCAGCAGATCCATGCCGGGCATCCACCGGAACGGCTCGGGCACCTCCGGCGGGCCGGGGAAGGTGGCCTGGAGATCGCGGACACCGAGCCGGCGCAGGCCCAGCCCGAAGCCGAGCATGCTGCCCAGCGCGTCCCCGTCCGGGTTCACGTGGCAGATCAGCAGCACCCGCGCGCCGGCGGGAAGGTCGCGTACCGCCGCGACGGCGGACGCCCACGCGGTCTCGGTGGGCCCGGCGGCCTCGGTCACCGGCGGTCGCCGGCGCGCGGCTCGTCGTCGTCCTCGTCCTCGTTGTCGGCGGAGGCGTCCTCGTCGTCCTCGACCCGGTACGGCTGGGCCTCGCCCGCGTACGAGGCCTTCGCGGCCAGCCGCTGCACCTCGGCGTCGGCGGTACGCGCGGCGGCCAGCAGGTCGTCGATGTGCTTGACCTGGTCCTGCACGTCGTCGAGGACGAAGGTGAGCGTCGGCGAGTGCCGCAGCCCGAGCGCCTTGCCGACGGTGCTGCGCAGCATGCCCTTGGCGCTCTCCAGCGCGGCGGCGGTGCTCGCCTGGGCCGCCGCGTCTCCGAGCACCGTGTAGAAGACGGTGGCGTCGCGCAGGTCGGCGGTGATCCGGGCGTCGGTGATCGTGATCATGCCGAGCCGGGGGTCCTTGATCTGGCTGCGCACCACCGACGCGACGAGTTCCCGGATGCGCTCCGCGTGCCGGCGAACCTTTGCCTGATCCGTCATGTCCCCCACCTCCGGGATCACCTGTACCCATGACGACGCCGGATCATCATGCGACCCGGGCCGTCGGCCGGAGACGGCGGGCGCGTGGGCGCCGCCGGGTCCGACCGCCCAACGCTGAAGAACACTACCCGCGCCCGGCCGGGCGTCGCGCGGCACGGCCGGAGTGCGGCGCGACGCGCCGTCAGTCGTCCGCGCCGTGCAGGCGACGGCGTACCGACAGCAGCTCGGTCTCCGGACGGGCGGCGACCAGCCGCTCACAGGAGTCGAGCACCTCGCGGACGTGAGCCGGCTCGGCGGCCACCACCGCCACCCCGATCTCGGCCCGGCCGTGCAGGTCCAGCGCCCCCACCTCGGCGGCGGAGACCTCGAACTTGCGCAGCGCGGCGACGATCGGCCGGACGTAGGACCGCTTGGCCTTCAGGGACCGGGAGTCACCCGGGAGCAACAGGTCGAACAGTGCGGTTCCGGTATACACGGCGAGCAACGGTACGCCGGGCGGCCCGGACCGGCACGCGATTAAGGCGCGACCGCCACCAGCACGTCCCGCTCGATCGCCTGGTCGACCCGGTGCGCGAAGTCGCCGAAGCCGGGACCGTCGAGCACCCGCAGCCCCGCGTCGGTCAGCACCGCCTCCGCCTGCGCCCGCGGCGCGACGTGCGTGTTCCAGGACAGCCCGATCGCGCCACCCGGGCGCAGCAGCTCCCGCCACACCGGCACGGCGGCGGTGAGCAGCTCCAGCGGGCTGCGGGACAACCCCTGGCCGGTACGGCTGCCGTGCGCCACCCCGTACGGCGCGTCGGTGACGATCACGTCCGCGCAGCGGGCGCGCAACGCCTCGCGGGCCCGGGTGGTGTCGGTGTTGAGCACGGTGACGCGCTGGGTGGCCCCGGCCCGGTGCTCGTCCCGCGACGGTGCGACGACGGCCTCGAAGCGGCGGGCGACGAGCTTGCGGTCCCGGCGCACCGACGTCGACTCGGCGGTGTGCTTGAGGCGCTTGCGGCGCAGCCAGGTACGCAGGAACGCCGCGTACGCCTCCACGTCCTGACTGTCACGCTCGATGCCGATGCCGTCGTAGCCGTACATCAGCGCCTGGTTGAGCGTGGTGCCCCGGCCGCAGAGCGGGTCCAGCACCACCACCGGCCCGTCCAGCATCCGCGGCGCGGCGGCGGAGGCGAGCACCGTGACGTTGAGCAGCAGCCGGGTGAACTGCTCGTTGGTCTTGCCGGCGTACTTCGGGATGGTGATCAGGTCGGAGTCGTACCGGGCCAGCGGGCGCAGCGGCACCGGCCGCAACAGGTCGTCACCGACCCGTTCGAACAACGCGTACGCCGCCGACAGGTTCGCCAGGTGGGCCAGGTCCCGCTCGCCCAGCCCGGGCTCGGCGGTGGCGAACGTCAGGTACTCCACCCCGCCGATCCTCGTCACCTCCGCGTCGCCCGGTGCCACGCCCAGTACGCCGGAACCGGCGAACACGGCCAGTTCGGCACACGCGAGACGGGCCGCCGCGTCGGCGTAGACGCGGTTGGCGGAGGGGGCGAGGAGCAGCGCGTACCGGATCACGCCGGAAATTGTCGCAGCCTGCGGAAACGGCGACGGCCGGGGCCCGAAGGCCCCGGCCGTCGACCGGTCGTACGCGTGGTTGTCAGGCGCGCGGCTTCTCGCGCATCTCGAACGTCTCGATGACGTCGCCGACCTGGACGTTGTTGTAGCCGCCCAGCGTCAGACCACACTCGAAGCCCTCGCGGACCTCGGTCGCGTCGTCCTTGAACCGCTTCAAGGAGCTGATCGTGAGGTTGTCCGCCACGACCGCCCCGTCCCGCAGCAGCCGCGCCTTGGCGTTGCGGCGGATGAGGCCGGACCGGACGATACAGCCGGAGATGTTGCCGATCTTGGAGGAGCGGAAGACGTCGCGGATCTCCGCGGTGCCCAGCTCGACCTCCTCGTACTCCGGCTTGAGCAGACCCTTGAGCGCGGCGTCGATCTCCTCGATGGCCTGGTAGATGACGGTGTAGTACCGGATCTCCACGCCCTCGCGGTCGGCCATCTCGCGGACCTTGTTCGAGGCCCGCACGTTGAAGCCGATGATCGTGACCGCCTCGGACGAGGCGCTCGCGAGCATGACGTCGCTCTCGGTGATCGCGCCCACGCCCCGGTGGATGATCCGAAGCTGGACCTCCTCCGGGATGTCGAGGTTGAACAGCGCGTCCTCGAGCGCCTCCACGGAACCGGAGACGTCGCCCTTGAGCACCAGGTTGAGCGAGGTCTTCTCGCCCTCCTTGAGCTGCTCCATGAGCGTCTCGAGAGTGGCCCGGCCACGGGAGTTGGCGAACGACGCCGCCCGCCTCCGCGCCTGACGCTGCTCGGCGATCTGCCGCACGGTGCGGTCGTCCTCGGCGGCCAGGAAGGTGTCACCCGCACCCGGCACCGTGGTCAGACCCAGCACCATGACCGGACGCGCCGGACCGGCCGAGTCGACCGGCTTGCCGTTCTCGTCCAGCATGGCCCGCACGCGGCCGTGCGCCCCACCGGCGACGATCGAGTCACCGGCACGCAAGGTGCCCTTCTGCACCAGCACGGTCGCCACCGCGCCACGGCCCTTGTCCAGGTGCGCCTCGATCGCGACACCCTGCGCCGGCCCGTCGATCGGAGCGGTCAGCTCCAGCGACGCGTCGGCGGTCAGCAGCACGGCCTCGAGCAGCTCCTCGATGCCGATGCCGGGCTTGGCCGCCACGTTGACGAACATGGTGTCGCCGCCGTACTCCTCGGCGACCAGGCCGTACTCGGTCAGCTGCTGGCGGACCTTGTCCGGGTTCGCCTCGGGCTTGTCGACCTTGTTGACCGCGACCACGATCGGCACGTCCGCCGCCTTGGCGTGGTTGAGCGCCTCGATGGTCTGCGGCATGACGCCGTCGTCGGCCGCGACCACCAGGATCACGATGTCCGTGACCTGGGCACCACGGGCACGCATGGCGGTGAACGCCTCGTG from the Micromonospora sp. WMMA1947 genome contains:
- a CDS encoding SAM-dependent methyltransferase; translated protein: MIRYALLLAPSANRVYADAAARLACAELAVFAGSGVLGVAPGDAEVTRIGGVEYLTFATAEPGLGERDLAHLANLSAAYALFERVGDDLLRPVPLRPLARYDSDLITIPKYAGKTNEQFTRLLLNVTVLASAAAPRMLDGPVVVLDPLCGRGTTLNQALMYGYDGIGIERDSQDVEAYAAFLRTWLRRKRLKHTAESTSVRRDRKLVARRFEAVVAPSRDEHRAGATQRVTVLNTDTTRAREALRARCADVIVTDAPYGVAHGSRTGQGLSRSPLELLTAAVPVWRELLRPGGAIGLSWNTHVAPRAQAEAVLTDAGLRVLDGPGFGDFAHRVDQAIERDVLVAVAP
- a CDS encoding DUF503 domain-containing protein, whose translation is MYTGTALFDLLLPGDSRSLKAKRSYVRPIVAALRKFEVSAAEVGALDLHGRAEIGVAVVAAEPAHVREVLDSCERLVAARPETELLSVRRRLHGADD
- a CDS encoding bifunctional oligoribonuclease/PAP phosphatase NrnA, whose product is MTEAAGPTETAWASAVAAVRDLPAGARVLLICHVNPDGDALGSMLGFGLGLRRLGVRDLQATFPGPPEVPEPFRWMPGMDLLVPQDDAYPAPDLVICFDAASESRLGDLVDRLDTAGTSLVLDHHASNSGFGRINLVDPHAAATSVVALELLDRLGVMLDAEMATGLYVALTTDTGSFRFEATTPAVHETAARLVATGIRPGDISRRIFDTRPFGAVRLFGEVLGRATLEPAAAAGHGLVWTYATRDDLIRHEQPAYVLEALIDSVRCTAEADVSCVVKQAGEAEWAVSLRSKGAVDVSRVAVALGGGGHRFAAGFTGRGSLDEVVGRIRAELATGTL
- the rbfA gene encoding 30S ribosome-binding factor RbfA; this translates as MTDQAKVRRHAERIRELVASVVRSQIKDPRLGMITITDARITADLRDATVFYTVLGDAAAQASTAAALESAKGMLRSTVGKALGLRHSPTLTFVLDDVQDQVKHIDDLLAAARTADAEVQRLAAKASYAGEAQPYRVEDDEDASADNEDEDDDEPRAGDRR
- a CDS encoding adenylate kinase — encoded protein: MRRILVVGSSGAGKSTLAGELARRLDLPLIHLDRHYWRPGWTASAPADFRAEVAALAARPAWVMDGNYASTLDLRLPRADLLVLCDTSRPRCLVRIVRRRWAHRAAPRPDRPEGCPERLDLDFLPSVWRYPRDSRPRVFAALAEHAPALPVRRLRGRRDTARFLAGVGK
- a CDS encoding DUF6186 family protein, with protein sequence MRALAIGGFGVSIVLFAVVEWAARREGSRIPSLADVCAFVMRYEVGPVPVGRIGLFGFWWWLGWHFLAR